TCCATGGCTCAAAATGAGGCTTTCTATTCAATTGCAATGTATTACAACTTCTAATCGTTGCTGGATTTATTAGGAATAAGAAAAGTGTAAGTGTAACCTATGCACCTCCAAAGAAAATGTTTGGACCAActtaaaaaactttaaaactacTTATGCCAATTggaacacataaataaatttaTTTATGTCAATAAAATTGataactttaatttgaaaagaaaaaaactaggggttgtttttccttactcttgttgagggttaaggaaaCAAGACACTGCAGCCTGTTAAACCCTATGAGACAgattttgatttgtgaatatgggctgtacaaataaTGATTGATTTGATCAGATAAAATCTCTTTTGTTGTTATATCCTGTGAGCAGGCACGtacacagatagacccctagtggtgctcaagcaccggtccttttgccctggatgagaaaagtgccctgctgctggagcccaattttttcttctttcatcaatatttaagaataaaaattcctctctctgtcatcaattccccccaaatgtgttttgataacTGAtagggcatttatttgagttcttgtgagaatttccCCCCGACATGCTCGGCGGTGCTCACAagccagacaggcagacaggcaggcaggcagagaatttaaaggcagttttactgttctacaaattagacaagttcaatagttttgtttaatttaaaatcgtaattattgaaatgaaaggtaggtcttaagttgagctacatgacagtctggtgaggtaaattgtggtatattattagtgtaatgctgtTTACTCTtactctgtcagaaaacagttaaaaaaaatttgtgtactgtgttgtcagctttatagagattatgtaagtcactcttgataattatgcacaacattgatttatctcatttacaaaatttgcagcataatgccaagaaaagagatactccaaaagcagaaggacaggcaactgcagcaagcagctcagggtagcagctctcttttatcttggatcaggccatcaaccctaaccctaacatattatttggttattcaatatggccttgttttgtctgtttttgcctgttattcatttatttattcaaattgatcatttgagttagtttgttaacaaaaataaatatataagttgaaaatatcctactgtgttttttgtttatttatttattattattatttttaatttcataaataattttggcaatgggtgccctttttttttggtttgagcacctgcccccaaaatgtctgtgcacgtgcctgcctATGAGTAACTGATGGTTAAATGTTCCCTCtgtataaactgaaaacatcttcTCTGAggatgtgtcatgtgtcattcTGTTTTGGACAGGAAACTTTACCTGAACTGTCGGCACACAGCACAAAGTTTATCACTGTACCTTAAAGTCTGTGAGTATCTGTGGAGTTGGATTTTCTCTGAACCATGGTTCTCCTTTCCAAACTCCTTAACGCTTCTCCTTCATATCTTTCCTTGACCTCCTCAGGTTTTCGATCAGGGTCAAACAAATGATGGTTATGACAGAGCATTATTTTAACTTTTCGGCCACAGAAAGTTTTCAAACTGTAgcaaatacataatatataaagGAGAAACTACAGAAAATGTGACAACTTGCTCAGCCATGTGAGgcttattgtgatttttttcttcaatatggGCTGTATAAATAACAATGATTGAATGTGATTGATGGATATATAGAGACTCTTCAATGTTTCCCTCAGGAGAGATTAGCCTTTGTGTAAGAAGAGGTCTCCCTCTGTTTATTGCAGAACAGTAGATTGAGTTGTCTGAGCACAGTGATCCTTCTTCTgtctgcagtgcacgtttctcTCAGGTGTACGGCACACATATTTACCAGAGAAGCTGGTGACACAGAACCTCACAGAAccatctcctccccctctcctcatgAATATTGGGGAATTAATGTGTGCAGTCAGGCCGGGAGGGTGGAGGCCGGGACAAAGGGAGACAGGAGGATAGAGAGCGAactgaggagggagggagagagagagggagggggggagcagATGTCGTCAGAGGCCTGGCTGTGCGCAGGCTCCGTGCGCGCTGGGCTTGGATGCATATTGATTGGAAAACAACGGGCTGTGGGAGGACAGATCAGGGAGGCTGCGGGCTAACGGGTGAGGGAAGGGACACGGACCGAACCACACCACCACGCTGCCATCTTTACCTCCCCGTGTTATTTCCCCTATTCCTGCTTTTTCTCCATTTCACCCTGGAATGACTGGAACCGCCGCTGCTCGTCCGTCGCTGCGAAAGAGGGATTAGACTCAAGATCCCGATCGCCTGAGAAGCTCCTCCATCACCAAGCCTCAGCACCCAGCGGCTCGTCCACTGCAGGTAATCCGTCTTCTCTGTGCCTGTCACCGGCCGCACACGCCTCCGCGCCCGCGCCCGCTCCCAAGCCCTGACCCTTCCCCGAGGTCCTCGCAGTGCATCatcttccctccatcctccctcctccttgtAACCATGGTTTACTCCGTCCATTccatcctctccttcctctcagctCTTGTCTCCCTCCCCCACTctccttcttgttcttcttgatAACATGCGCTTGCTGATTGAATGATCTCCATTTCCGCCATGGACGCTTGAATATTGATGTGCGTAAAATGCACCTCACGTATATTTGTGGGACAAACCCCTCAACGATGTCACTGTTAttcagtgacccccccccccccccccccccccccagtagtGACTCTGAGTCATCCAATTGCTGTGACTGATGGGAATGATCATTTCAATTCATATTCCTGATCCACACCAGGCTgggttataatatatatattctattatTGCTTTTATCTAAAATACTAAATAAACCACCATGTTAACAATGGACAGTCTGTATGTGATAAGCTTGAGGGAGAATAAGCGGAACAATGTGCTTTGGATATTAGCAGTAGAATTGTTGGTCAGTTTGTTGCTGGATCGCATGTGCTCCCATTGGCTCCGTTACATTAAATGACCTCTGATGAGCTCTTGTGATTGGCTCTTTTGTCTTACCTGAGGGGGATGCACCTGAGACCAGCACCACTCTCAGTGAAGGTCAgatacccccccaaaaaagaacaCTTCCACACCTTCCGCTCTGCGGCCCGCTTTAATGCAGATGCTGtgatttcacatttcattttccgTTGGAACGACAATGTTGCACCGCGTCCATTTTGCTATATGGATCTAGCAGTAAATAGAAAGGCCACAGCATGACTGGAAAGTGCTATGGGCATGTTTTCACCACGTGAAGCAGCAGTGCATCAGGACCTCTTGCAAAGAGACCCCATGGCAAGGTTAAAGTCAGCTCCTGATTTCCATGCTGACACTGAAGACCAGAGCACCTTCAGTCAATGATCTCGAGAGTCACCCCTTGCCAGCCACTGTCACATAATGTAGGCGGGGGGATAATTAATTGATCCGCTATTAAATTAGAAAAACTGGGACTTTATCTAACATTGAATTCAGTTGAAAACAAAacgtaaataaaaacacactgagggacacagacagagacaagctataaagagagagagaggggatgtaATTGTGCAAAACAATATCCGGCTGCAGACGGAGCAGCACTCTGCTGAGTGGCGTGCTGGGGGGGAAGAGGCTTGCACAAGCTGGTTTTGAAATGGACTCCTCTGTACTCACCCACTTAGACCAGGCCACGGtccagcaaagcacacaggagGAAATGTAGGCCTGACTACTGTAATTACACTGCGTCAGACGGCCTCACTTAAAAGTCTAACTGCAGCATTAAGTCCACCATTGATTGATGCCACCACCTGCAGGACTACACCCTTTCAATATTATATGAAATTTTATACAATTTCCAAAAAATAATGGCCCTCACTAGCACCAGGGGAAGTTCCCCGTACTTTATTTGATCTTTAGACTGTACATTTGAGCTGACATGATCTTACAGTTGGTGTTATTTGCTCTCTCTTAATATGTTCAACTTTTAAGATAATTAAATAAAGTACAGTTGgataaaaaagaacaaacatttcccCCCATTATAAACAAAATAGAGACATACAGCCCAAGTGGCCTGGCTTCTCCTTCTCAATAACTAATGTTTGGAGGTGAGGGTCAGTTTCTGTTGTTGCTATTAGTTTCATTATTTCATGTAATTGtcacatgttaaagaaaatggagGAGTAGAGCAGGAAACAAGGAATGCTATATTGTTGTGCCAAATAATCAGACGCAACATTAAAACTACTTGTTTTAACCAATAAGCTCTTTTGAATCATCAGTATTGTAATTAAagcttattttgtatttaatctaTTATTTTCCATGGTCTTCATGACTTGACCAAGTCAAACAATGGTTGTAATATTATGGCTGATATCATaatctttaatattaataaaaaacacagacacttcTTGGTATGTGAGAACACTGTTCTTCCCAGTAGAACCACTGGAGGTATAACTCacacataacaacaacaaaccctgCTGCAGTCGATTGAAGAATGGAAGGGTataagtgtgtatatatattactTTGGGGTTAACTATTAGTATTACAAACATATTACATACACATTAGAATTTGGTGAATATGTCTTGGATAATTCAGGAAACCATATTCATTTCGTGAAAACCTAAAAAGTCTAGAGTATTTTGTAAAGTGCATGAACTCTCCCACCTCTGTGGGACAGAGAAAAGGCttcaaactctttaaaaaactactgaacggaGGAAATTCACAACGATCACTGACTTAGACTTCAAAAGAAATTCAAAAGGGAATATTAAAATATACCTCATCCTGTCAGCACAAAGATTTTAATATATTCTCCTCCATGGTTCACCAAGCTGCCCCAGTAACAAACAGACTGAACTAAATGCACAAGGgatgtaaatgaaatgaaaataaaagaccCAATATATGACTATTGATCTCTCTGTTTGGTTCTGTATTTAATCCAAGattaaatattttgtattaagtCTGTTTCTGAACACTGAAGGTCGTGAGACGGGATGAGCTGTAAAATGTATCCATGTTTAAATCTGACATGTTTGCATTGACAATGACAGTTGACTCTCAGAACAGCAGTATAATTATCTATCACAATTTATGACCCCATTTAGCCATTGGCCCGTACTATACTATAACCTCACTGTGTTACATACTGTGCCTTGACAAATCGTCCTGTAATTTTATGTCCCAGGAACTTGGTAACCTCATCTCTGAAATCCCTATGGAGTCAGTTAATTAACTGTGGGTTACCAGTATAGCCAACTGGTTTGGTTCCCTTTGGGGCCTGGTCCCCTTCTGGCACATgcacctccatctcctctttgtCTAGACAACATGGTGCCATTTCTGATGAGGTGAGGCCGCCATGATTTAGGAGACGCCAGATAAATCCTTCTGGGTTATTAGTAAATCTCGCAGATGGGGACAGATTCAAATAATGAGAGATTTTCTGTGCTTTGACTGATCGGGTGTTCAAAAATGTCCTGCAGCAGTGGTCTTTGAGAGAATGCTAAAGAAACGCAGAGCATCAGTTTCATGAGGATCAAACccttctctgtttctgtttcacgCAGGGCTTGGACATCAACGTGACAGGGGACATCATGGAAGCCCCTCTCGTGTGTTTGGATGAGGAGTTTGAGGATCTGCGGCCGTGTCGGATGGACGAACTGGACAATCCAGACCTGGACAATCCAGACCTGGACAATCCAGACCTGGACAATCCAGAACTGGACTACTCCTCTtactccaccaccaccaccgtccCACTGGCCACCATCACCAGGGAAGACTTCTCCGAGCTGGAGAACTTCTCTGAGATGATGAGCTTCAAGTCGATGGAGGACCTGGTCAACGAGTTTGACGAGAAGCTCAATGTCTGCTTCCACAATTACAACACAAAGACGGAGGTCCTGGCACCCATACGCAACCAGTCACACAgccaggaggatgaggagcagcttcaggatgAAGAGTGAGTGACTAATGTTAATATTGTTTAATAAGAAAATTGTTTACTGGAACTCTCAGCCCATCAGCAGCCATCTGCTAATATGTGATTTCCAGCCTGCAGTGATGGGCTGTCATAGAGACAGTTCAGAATTAATATGAACTGGTACTTTTAACACTTAAAAACTATTTTAAGCGTTTTTAACCTCTACTTTGgagtttttatttacttgtatCTATAGCACTTGACCGTTGAACAGAGACAAGTCAAACCGAGGTTTACATCATGGGGACTACAATGGACAGGTCGCCATTGTATAGTATTGATAATTATttatcaattttattttattttagaacatagggtAATTATCGATATCATTGTTatcatttttaaatgacattCTCGAATCAGCTGTGGGAGGTGGCTTCCGGCCCATCGTGGGCCTGGGGGGAGAGAGTCGGCTCATTTAGGTTTGGAAGATGGAAGGCAGAATTTAAGTGAGTTCAGAAAGCAACTTCCATAACATCTTTAATCTGCAGAAGGAGGATAGcacaaataaaaaggaaaaagcaacaaggaaaaaatataataaagacgATCAagtaaagagacaaagagacaaattaaataattaaccGAATTGCAAGGAACAATAAAGTATTGTTAAGTCGGGGGCTGCTGGAAGCTGCAAAGTTAGAAATAAGTAACAACAGTGTTCATGGAAAGTATCTAAAGTCATTTTCAGCTGCATTGTTTTTATCGACTGCAGATTTGTTCTATTTTTCTATTACTGTTAAACTCATAATATCCTACTATAGATAATTATAACCACAACTATGGTGACAAGATGAAATACCACAGCCAGACTCTCAGCACACACTGGAGCAGAAGCCTCCGGCCCTTTATGTAAATCACACTTGTATAGTCATTATACTGTTGCTCTCACAGTCGAAGTCAAGGCCTAAACAGTGGCTTGGCAGCCGGGCACGGCACACATGACGACAACCAGAgtgtgtccacacacacagaccgcaGCATCCCAAACAAGCAGTCAATCCGGggcctgacccccccccccccaacagtcgGGCTGCGTGCTGAATTATTCAAAGGGCAGCGTTGCATGCCTCAGTTAGCTTTGGCTCGGTGggtccgtctctgtctctccaccaGCTGACTGCCACTTCCTCCaccgcttcttcttctttttttaaacacaggggTCCTCACACTGTGAATATGAATCAGGCTAAAAATAGCCTGAACGTAGGTGTAGCAGGAGAGAGCTTGGAGGGGGATCACATGATTCTTCAGACATTGTTCAATCGCCTGTATTTATGCTTTGGACGATTATTAAGGACACAGGACTGTGGGTGGATAGAGTTTGATGGTACTATACTAATCTGCATGTtattaccttgaataaaatccTAATGCTTTACACTAATTGGTTATGGCACACATGAGGAAAGCAGCGTAGATATATTCAGGTCAAGCATACCATCTCCAATCTATTGAGTCCATTAACAATGTCTCATTGCTTATGTTTTTTCCCTAACAATTCTCCTCAATAATCATCAATTGAAGTCCCTAACCATTCATTCACCTCAGTGCCACTCAGACATAGAATACAAGCAGATATTAATAGAAAGTGATACAGTTCTGAAGCTCCAACACTGAAAAtatctcttttctttctgatttaaaaccaagaaaaacacagatcCACAGAATTCTCTCATCACTAAATCTGCT
This genomic window from Pleuronectes platessa chromosome 15, fPlePla1.1, whole genome shotgun sequence contains:
- the LOC128456556 gene encoding fasciculation and elongation protein zeta-1-like: MEAPLVCLDEEFEDLRPCRMDELDNPDLDNPDLDNPDLDNPELDYSSYSTTTTVPLATITREDFSELENFSEMMSFKSMEDLVNEFDEKLNVCFHNYNTKTEVLAPIRNQSHSQEDEEQLQDEE